From the genome of Flavobacterium ovatum, one region includes:
- a CDS encoding thioredoxin family protein, producing MLIELNEDTLANLVAENNKVVVQFSASWCGNCRIMKPKFKKLATENEAITFALVDAENFPESRKLANVSNLPTFATFVNGKLVNETQTNKQEVLIELVNEII from the coding sequence ATGTTAATAGAATTAAACGAAGATACATTAGCCAACTTAGTGGCTGAAAACAATAAAGTAGTAGTTCAATTTTCAGCTTCATGGTGCGGTAACTGCCGCATAATGAAACCAAAATTTAAAAAACTAGCTACAGAAAACGAAGCAATTACTTTTGCTTTAGTAGATGCTGAAAACTTTCCTGAATCAAGAAAATTAGCCAATGTAAGCAACTTGCCTACTTTCGCAACTTTCGTAAACGGAAAATTAGTAAACGAAACCCAAACTAACAAACAAGAGGTTTTGATTGAATTGGTAAACGAGATTATTTAA